The Victivallis sp. Marseille-Q1083 DNA window ATTTACTTATTCGATGACGAACAACGGCTGGCCGTATTCCACCGCCTGGCCGTTCTCGACCAGGACGTCTTTGATCACACCGGCTTTTTCCGCCTTGATTTCATTCATCACTTTCATCGCCTCGATGATCGCCACCGTCGTTTCCGCCGTCACCTTGTCGCCGATCTGGATGAACGGCTTGGCATCCGGCGAACCGGCGCGGTAGAAGGTGCCGACCAGCGGCGCATCGATCGTATTCAAAGGCGCATTGTTCTGCTCCGCAGTTGGAACGGTGACCGGCACCGGGACTGCCGCCGGAGCCGGCAGCGTGGCGGAAACCAGCGGCACGGCTGGTGCCGGTGCCGAAATGGCGACCTGGGTGCCGCCGCGTTTGATGCAAAGATTGTATTCTTCCGCTTCGATCTTGAATTCGGTCAAATCATTTTCCGACATCAATTTGACGATCGTCTTGATTTCTTCGATTTTCATAATTATCAATTTCCTTTTTTCTCTGCTTTTTCAATTAGATGATGGTACAACGCCGCAAAGGCCAGTTCGTAGCTGTAGGCGCCGAAACCGGCAATGATGCCGAGGCATCCCGCGGCGGTAATGGATTGATGGCGAAAGGCCTCGCGGCCGGTGATGTTGCTCAGGTGGATTTCGACGGCCGGCAGCCGGACCGCTTTCAGCGCATCGAGGATGGCGATGCTGGTGTGGGTGTAGGCCGCCGGATTGAGCAGAATGCCGTCGACGCCTTCCGCCGGGGCGCGGCCGATGGCGTCGACGATGGCGCCCTCGTGATTGGATTGGAAACAGACGACTTCAACTGATCGGTCCGCACCGAGCCGTTGTAAACGGCCGTTGATGCCGTCCATCGTCGTATTCCCGTAAATTTCCGGTTCACGACGGCCGAGCAACTGCAAATTAGGTCCGTGTATGACTAAAATTTTCATGAAAGTTAATATAATACAATTTCAACCGTTTTTCCAATAGCAATCGTTTTTTATGGTTTTTTTTCGAATTATCAATCGGTTACAGCAAGACCGCCCCGGCGGGAATACAGGCAAAAAATTGCGGAACGGCCCCGGCCGTTCCGCAATAACACGTCGCAAAGTTGTTCTGCCGGTCACTCGACCAGCTGGGTCGCGATCGGCGTTTCCGCCGGCACGTCCTGCAGCACGCTGAAATCGGCGAACCAGACATAAATCGCCGCGACGACAACCAGCAGCAGCACGCCGATGTGCACCGCGTATTTCCACGGCGTCATATCGACCGCCCTGGCTTCATATTGCACCCAGGCTTCCTTCAATGGGCGGACGGCGCCATAGAGGTACATGCCGGCGACCAGCAGTACGAAAACGACGCTGATGAAATGGTATTTCTGCATCTGAACGACATATTCTTTGATGCCCGGCATGAAGTAGCCGATGGCGATGACGGCGACACCGGCGACCAATGCGACGTTGGCGGCGATGGCCGGCACCCGCTTCGACAGCATGCCGACGACGACGACCGCCAGAATCGGAATGAAATAGATGGCGTTCATCTCCTGCAGATACTGGAAGATGTTCTGCATGTTATCCAGCATCGGCGCGATGACGATGGCGACGATGGTGATGATCCAGCCGAACCAGCGTCCGGATTTGACCACTTCGGCGTCGGTGCCGTCCGGCCTGAGCAGGCGTTTGTACAAGCCCAGGCTGAACAGCGTGCAGGTGCTGTTCAGCGCCGAGTTGAAGCTGGACAGAATGGCGCCGAGCATCGCCGCGGCGAAAAATCCGGCCAGGTAGTTCGGCAGCACCAGTTGCACCAGTTTGCCGTAAGCCTGATTGGAGGCGGTGACTTCATTTTTCAGCAGCGCGTAGGCGATGATGCCGGGCAGCACCAGGAACAGCGGGCCGACCAGCTTGAACGCCCCGGTCAGCAGGACGCCTTTCTGGCCTTCCGCCAGCGAGCTGGCGCCGAAAGTGCGCTGAATGATCTGCTGGTTGGTGCACCAGTAAAAAACGTTGATCAGCAGGATGCCGGTGAACAGCGTGAAGAATGGCGCCGTCGTATGCGGGCCGCCGATCGAATTGAACGCATTGGGTTTTACTTCCTGCGGCAGAACATCCAGGCCGGTCATGAAACTGCCGTTGCCGAGTTTGACCAGCGCAAAATAGGTGATCAGCAGGCCGCCGATGTACAGCCCGATGCCGTTCAGCGTATCGGAAAAAGCCACTGATTTCAAGCCGCCCCACAGCGCGTAAACCGAGCCGATCAGCGCCACGACGATGACGATCAGATAAAGCAGGGTGCGGCGGTCGTGGATGCCGGTCAGCTCCGGCACGTTCAGGATGTCGAGCAGTCCGGTTGCGCCGGTGTAGAGGATGATCGGCAGCAGGATGACCGCGTAGGCGGCCAGAAAGATCAGGTTGGTGAGCACCTGGGTGGTTTTGTCGAACCGCATTTCCAGGAATTCCGGCACGGTGGTCACGCCGCTTTTCAGAAAGCGCGGCAGGAAGAACAGCGCCATCGCCACCAGCGCGACGACCGCCACCACCTCCCAGGCCATGACGCACAAGCCGTGGGTGAAGGCGTCGCCGTTCAATCCGACCATCTGTTCGGTCGACAAATTGGTCAGCAGCAGCGAGCCGGCGATAAACGGAAAGGTCAGACTGCGCCCGGCCAGAAAAAAGCCCACTCCGGTGTGATGGTCGGCTTTGCGGGTGAAAACCCAGGTCAACACCGCTACCAGTGCCGTGAAGAACACAAATGTTACAAGTGTCACAATAGCCCCCTGTCGGTTGATTAAAAAATTGTTTGAAAATGAAAAGCCATGATTTTACATTAAAGTAACATACGAATCATAATGTTTACAAATTTGTTTCCGATCTTTTCCGTAAAAAAATCTTCCTCCGCCGCCGGGCGGCCATTTGCTTAACGGGTCCTGCGGCGTTAAATTATTTCTTAATATGAATATGGACCAATACCGCGGGATGCGGTAAAAAACCGACGATTGGAGGATCGAATCATGAATGAATTGAACCAGGGCGCCATCGGCGTGCTGACTTCCGGCGGCGACGCCCAGGGCATGAATGCCGCTATCCGGGCGGTGGTCCGCAGCGCGATTGCGGCCGGATTCGAAGTGTTCGGCGTCTATGAGGGCTATCAGGGCCTGGTGGATGACCGGATTGAGGCGATGGGATGGGAGTCGGTGAGCGGCGTCATGGAGTTCGGCGGTACTTTTCTCGGCACTGCCCGCAGCATGGAATTCAAAACGCATGCCGGGCTTTTGAAAGCGGTGGCCAATCTGCTGAAACACCGGATCGACAAACTGGTGGTCATCGGCGGCGACGGCAGTCTGGCCGGCGCGGATGAGTTGCGGGCGAAATGGCCGGAACTGGTCCGGGAGCTGGTTCAGGACAACCGGGCGCCGGCCGGCGCCATCGAAGCGTTTCCGCAACTGAAAATCGTCGGCATGGTCGGCTCCATCGACAATGACATGGCCGAGACCGAAATGACCATCGGCGCCGATACGGCCCTGCATCGCATCTGCGAGGCAGTCGATGCGTTGAGCAGCACGGCCTTCAGCCATCAGCGCACCTTCATCGTCGAGGTGATGGGCCGCAACTGCGGTTATCTGGCGCTGATGAGCGCGATCGCCGCCGGCGCCAGCATCGTGTTCATCCCGGAAGCGCCGCCGGTGGAAAATTGGGAGCGTTCGATCTGCACGCTGCTCGAGGCCAGCCGCAAAGCCGGCCGCCACGATCACATCATCATCGTCGCCGAGGGGGCCCGCGACCGCAGCGGCAAACTGATCACTTCGGCTTATATCCAGGAAGTGCTGGACAAGCGGCTGCACATCGAATCGCGTATCACCATCCTCGGTCACGTTCAACGCGGCGGCGCGCCGAGCGCGTTCGACCGTTATATGAGTACCGCTTTCGGTTGTGTCGCGGTCGAATCCTTCACCAAGGATACCAGCAACGAATCGCGGCTGGTCGCGCTGCGCGGCAACCGGGTCTGCACCGTTCCGCTGATGGACGCGGTCGCCAA harbors:
- the accB gene encoding acetyl-CoA carboxylase biotin carboxyl carrier protein is translated as MKIEEIKTIVKLMSENDLTEFKIEAEEYNLCIKRGGTQVAISAPAPAVPLVSATLPAPAAVPVPVTVPTAEQNNAPLNTIDAPLVGTFYRAGSPDAKPFIQIGDKVTAETTVAIIEAMKVMNEIKAEKAGVIKDVLVENGQAVEYGQPLFVIE
- the aroQ gene encoding type II 3-dehydroquinate dehydratase, which codes for MKILVIHGPNLQLLGRREPEIYGNTTMDGINGRLQRLGADRSVEVVCFQSNHEGAIVDAIGRAPAEGVDGILLNPAAYTHTSIAILDALKAVRLPAVEIHLSNITGREAFRHQSITAAGCLGIIAGFGAYSYELAFAALYHHLIEKAEKKGN
- a CDS encoding solute:sodium symporter family transporter, translating into MTLVTFVFFTALVAVLTWVFTRKADHHTGVGFFLAGRSLTFPFIAGSLLLTNLSTEQMVGLNGDAFTHGLCVMAWEVVAVVALVAMALFFLPRFLKSGVTTVPEFLEMRFDKTTQVLTNLIFLAAYAVILLPIILYTGATGLLDILNVPELTGIHDRRTLLYLIVIVVALIGSVYALWGGLKSVAFSDTLNGIGLYIGGLLITYFALVKLGNGSFMTGLDVLPQEVKPNAFNSIGGPHTTAPFFTLFTGILLINVFYWCTNQQIIQRTFGASSLAEGQKGVLLTGAFKLVGPLFLVLPGIIAYALLKNEVTASNQAYGKLVQLVLPNYLAGFFAAAMLGAILSSFNSALNSTCTLFSLGLYKRLLRPDGTDAEVVKSGRWFGWIITIVAIVIAPMLDNMQNIFQYLQEMNAIYFIPILAVVVVGMLSKRVPAIAANVALVAGVAVIAIGYFMPGIKEYVVQMQKYHFISVVFVLLVAGMYLYGAVRPLKEAWVQYEARAVDMTPWKYAVHIGVLLLVVVAAIYVWFADFSVLQDVPAETPIATQLVE